A single region of the Paraburkholderia megapolitana genome encodes:
- a CDS encoding 2OG-Fe dioxygenase family protein, translated as METHFLEHTSVTGADHFKTHGYAVVDTPPLSEQVLESFDNMPRDGHSLKRLREIRLSQYFGYREEGQWIFALLPQRKYIQSAEYIRLAEAGGVMRHREQLECDPSSLMSAVLEVLPVDRNESYHLNVNQIRVIANAEFKGVTVPEGPHRDGHEFSVIAIAGRHNVVGGETQIIDPLSREVLYRQILAENQAILIDDERYIHYATDIVPDQGTLGHRDIWVIEINRWHKRAYGPAHERRAREATLSTEAIA; from the coding sequence ATGGAAACACACTTCCTTGAACATACATCGGTCACCGGTGCGGACCACTTCAAAACCCACGGCTATGCCGTCGTCGATACGCCGCCGCTGTCGGAACAGGTACTAGAGTCCTTCGACAATATGCCGCGAGACGGACATAGCCTGAAGCGACTGCGCGAGATTCGCCTGTCACAGTACTTTGGCTACCGGGAGGAGGGGCAATGGATCTTCGCGCTGCTGCCGCAACGCAAGTACATCCAGTCGGCCGAATACATCCGGCTGGCCGAAGCTGGCGGCGTAATGCGCCATCGCGAGCAGCTTGAATGCGATCCTTCTTCCTTGATGTCCGCGGTGCTCGAAGTCTTGCCGGTCGACAGAAACGAGAGCTACCACCTCAACGTCAATCAGATCCGGGTGATAGCAAACGCGGAATTCAAAGGCGTCACGGTACCCGAAGGGCCGCATCGCGACGGTCACGAATTTAGCGTGATCGCTATCGCAGGGCGCCACAACGTAGTGGGCGGAGAAACTCAAATCATCGACCCATTGTCGCGTGAGGTTCTTTATCGTCAGATCCTCGCTGAGAACCAGGCCATATTGATCGACGATGAACGCTACATCCATTACGCAACCGATATCGTTCCCGATCAAGGGACGCTCGGGCATCGCGACATCTGGGTCATCGAGATCAATCGTTGGCACAAACGTGCGTATGGCCCCGCGCATGAGCGCCGTGCTCGCGAGGCCACGCTATCCACAGAAGCAATCGCATGA
- a CDS encoding AzlC family ABC transporter permease, with translation MTTQTHPSPVAPVGMWPAFVRAVPTAVAILPICMLFGVLAAQANWSAFDVFLFSALGFSGSGQFALLPLADQGLGILTMLLMAVSINSRYIPIAFATASRLPRAPGQRAFVAHLLGDEAYALEHERDPKSSILVIRMTIYGTWVLSTVAGWFVAGLVPRSLLGEGVNLGFPASVVLLVLSFGQMKVRVPKITAPWFRCLAEISLCVAVALVLFWTLGRVWFWLPSICFSTWRLWRAGA, from the coding sequence ATGACGACGCAAACGCATCCCTCACCGGTCGCGCCGGTTGGTATGTGGCCGGCGTTCGTCCGGGCGGTCCCTACGGCGGTAGCGATTCTCCCCATCTGCATGCTTTTTGGTGTGCTGGCTGCGCAGGCAAACTGGAGCGCATTCGATGTCTTTCTCTTCAGCGCGCTCGGATTCTCGGGGAGTGGGCAGTTCGCACTGCTGCCGCTTGCAGATCAGGGACTGGGTATTCTGACCATGTTGCTGATGGCCGTTTCGATCAATAGCCGATACATACCCATCGCCTTTGCCACAGCGTCGCGCTTGCCGCGTGCTCCAGGGCAACGCGCCTTCGTTGCCCATCTACTGGGTGACGAGGCTTACGCGCTGGAGCACGAGCGCGATCCGAAGAGTTCCATTCTCGTCATCCGCATGACGATTTACGGTACATGGGTCCTGTCTACCGTCGCTGGCTGGTTTGTGGCTGGCCTGGTTCCGCGCAGTCTTCTTGGTGAAGGAGTGAATCTTGGGTTTCCAGCTAGCGTTGTGTTGCTGGTGTTGTCCTTTGGTCAAATGAAGGTTCGGGTTCCAAAGATCACGGCACCCTGGTTTCGCTGCCTCGCGGAAATCAGTCTGTGCGTTGCGGTCGCGCTGGTGCTGTTCTGGACGTTAGGCCGGGTCTGGTTCTGGCTCCCAAGCATCTGTTTCAGCACGTGGCGGCTGTGGAGGGCTGGCGCATGA
- a CDS encoding MFS transporter, producing the protein MASVSGQISHAPMTREEKKVIFASSLGTVFEWYDFYLAGSLAAFISKSFFSGVNPTAAFIFTLLGFAAGFAVRPFGAIVFGRLGDMVGRKYTFLVTIVIMGLSTFVVGFLPGYATIGIASPVIFIAMRLLQGLALGGEYGGAATYVAEHAPANRRGFYTSWIQTTATLGLFLSLLVIVGIRTSIGEDAFGAWGWRVPFLASIILLGVSVWIRMQLNESPAFARIKAEGKTSKAPLSEAFGQWKNLKIVILALVGLTAGQAVVWYTGQFYALFFLTQTLKVDGTSANILIALGLLIGTPFFVFFGSLSDRIGRKPIILAGCLIAALTYFPLFKALTHYANPALEAATQQSPIVVIADPTECSFQFNPVGTAKFTSSCDIAKGALSKAGLNYDNVAAPAGTLAQIKVGDTVVNTYDGKAADAKDQAKAFDKTLGSTLKTAGYPAKADPAQLNWPMTVVILTILVIFVTMVYGPIAAMLVEMFPTRIRYTSMSLPYHIGNGWFGGFLPATAFAIVAAKGNIYSGLWYPIVIALATFVIGLIFVKETKDSNIYASD; encoded by the coding sequence ATGGCTAGCGTCAGCGGACAAATTTCGCATGCGCCAATGACACGCGAGGAGAAGAAGGTCATCTTCGCATCGTCGCTAGGCACCGTTTTCGAGTGGTACGACTTCTATCTGGCCGGGTCGCTGGCTGCCTTTATCAGCAAGAGCTTCTTTTCCGGCGTCAATCCGACCGCCGCCTTCATCTTCACGCTGCTCGGCTTTGCCGCGGGCTTCGCGGTACGACCGTTCGGCGCGATCGTGTTCGGCCGGCTCGGCGACATGGTGGGGCGCAAGTACACCTTCCTCGTGACGATCGTGATCATGGGCCTGTCGACCTTCGTCGTCGGCTTCCTGCCTGGTTACGCGACGATCGGCATTGCATCGCCGGTGATCTTCATCGCGATGCGGCTGCTGCAAGGTCTCGCACTCGGCGGCGAATACGGCGGCGCGGCGACCTACGTCGCCGAACATGCACCGGCGAACCGGCGCGGCTTCTATACGTCGTGGATCCAGACGACCGCTACGCTCGGGCTGTTCCTGTCGCTGCTGGTGATCGTCGGTATCCGGACTTCGATCGGTGAAGATGCGTTCGGCGCATGGGGCTGGCGCGTGCCGTTCCTCGCCTCGATCATCCTGCTGGGCGTGTCGGTGTGGATCCGGATGCAGCTGAACGAGTCCCCGGCGTTCGCACGCATCAAGGCTGAAGGCAAGACGTCGAAGGCACCGCTGAGCGAAGCGTTCGGCCAATGGAAGAACCTGAAGATCGTGATTCTGGCGCTGGTCGGGCTGACCGCCGGCCAGGCGGTGGTCTGGTACACCGGCCAGTTCTACGCGCTGTTCTTCCTGACGCAGACGCTCAAGGTGGACGGCACCAGTGCCAATATCCTGATCGCGCTGGGCCTCTTGATCGGCACACCGTTCTTCGTGTTCTTCGGTTCGCTGTCGGACCGTATCGGTCGCAAGCCGATCATTCTGGCCGGCTGCCTGATCGCGGCGCTGACCTACTTCCCGTTGTTCAAGGCGCTCACACACTATGCGAACCCGGCACTGGAAGCCGCGACTCAACAGTCGCCGATCGTCGTGATTGCCGATCCGACCGAGTGCTCGTTCCAGTTCAACCCGGTGGGCACGGCGAAGTTCACGAGTTCGTGCGACATCGCCAAGGGGGCGCTCTCGAAGGCCGGTCTGAACTACGACAACGTGGCCGCGCCGGCGGGAACGCTGGCGCAGATCAAGGTGGGCGATACGGTCGTCAACACCTATGACGGCAAGGCCGCCGACGCAAAGGATCAGGCCAAGGCATTCGACAAGACGCTCGGCAGCACGCTGAAAACCGCTGGCTACCCGGCGAAGGCGGACCCGGCGCAGTTGAACTGGCCGATGACCGTGGTGATCCTGACGATCCTCGTGATCTTCGTGACGATGGTGTACGGACCAATCGCGGCGATGCTCGTGGAGATGTTCCCGACGCGCATCCGCTATACGTCGATGTCGCTGCCGTATCACATCGGCAATGGATGGTTCGGCGGCTTCCTGCCAGCGACCGCGTTCGCGATCGTCGCGGCGAAGGGCAATATTTACTCGGGGTTGTGGTATCCGATCGTGATCGCGCTGGCGACCTTCGTGATCGGTCTGATTTTCGTGAAGGAGACCAAGGACTCCAATATCTACGCCAGCGATTGA